The following nucleotide sequence is from Deferribacterota bacterium.
TAAACCAATCATCTAATATTTTGTTTTTCTTATCTAAAAAATATTCTCTACATTCAACAGTCATAGCAAATTACACACAACCCGTTGGTTTTGCAAGACCAGCGTATCTAACAAGCATTCTAGCTGGCCCATCGGGAAATAATTCATATATCTTTTTATTACCTTCTCTATGGTTTTTCAAATTACAAAGCTCTGCTACCTCTTTTGCAACAAGCCTAATAGGTGGACAAACCTGATTGTCATTAAAATATTCTCTAATCCAGTCAATTAATTTCCAATGTACATCTGTTAATTCCACACCATCCTGCTTTGCCATATACTCTGCTAACTCTGGGCTCCATTTATCCATCTCTTGGATATAGCCCTCATCATCAACTTCAATTTTTTCTCCTTTAAATTCAATAAATGGCATAATTCACCTCCTTTTTTTTATAATACCATATCAATATATCCACAGGGACAAACCTCTGCACACTTCTTACATCC
It contains:
- a CDS encoding TusE/DsrC/DsvC family sulfur relay protein encodes the protein MPFIEFKGEKIEVDDEGYIQEMDKWSPELAEYMAKQDGVELTDVHWKLIDWIREYFNDNQVCPPIRLVAKEVAELCNLKNHREGNKKIYELFPDGPARMLVRYAGLAKPTGCV